One Leishmania major strain Friedlin complete genome, chromosome 29 DNA segment encodes these proteins:
- a CDS encoding putative protein farnesyltransferase alpha subunit (previous protein_id=AAZ09653.1) — MGTAGAMQRSSSTSTPSSVSSWTAASSACSQNSEDGEWLYELACVETFMPLAADVTPADESPGASPEHPVAKINYPPNFSCIYGVYRSLRGQLEYTPALPARGERCGGGELPPVIHAIRTSAARWFLLLAFALRQCTSNYTVWKDRRDVLMSPAVLEQATRDALPELPVPAAILSCTASEADKQEALRELDEKQTKLRLTSQHWLPARADIAWEGRLSPWRAVRWELTAVGCFTRLYHKNFQVWHHRKELLTYALQQSPSHVRCGVDAAATDEKLEQQVEDSSPFVPLLASEATFSDYLRRHDGLDFAAVDERPTLRAVLCNEDGKNYHAWLHLSWYLHVFSFLLTPPSRKALDEHATVATAAAADQGLRFTPQPDWITTRENAAVAALRPTLPPSPLTEEMQFTAQLIYQDCRNNSAWCHRFALFREALLRPLWQQLCSEACTSSVGAPTNSENWPGTLRGICAVELNYSLQWLYVDPTNEAAYTHARSVALLFHTLITRRHVWAAEHASTDGSEELQRYLTNAPLLPPVALANSEMCADADAGTVSPSTPLARLLRGRHRCVPWVTYVESFALLRHMQRVLHTVIRLRVTELEAQAARVLRLAAASNTRSTSGQAPKSEAIAELKTLYERSSQYMLDSFHQVDTAQYLACHAILEEMWLSYMDAAQRRRVQQLRPSEAYREGLQPEWLKPCPWDEPKTSTMDAGKQEDGQDAVVLDFLAYEAAALSKAKQLTVADPIRLKYWKNEVLNVIYRGYGMSV, encoded by the coding sequence ATGGGCACCGCAGGCGCGATGCAGCGTTCGAGCAGCACATCCACCCCGTCCTCGGTATCGTCCTGGAcggctgcctcctccgcttGCTCGCAGAATTCCGAGGATGGAGAGTGGCTTTACGAGCTCGCCTGCGTCGAGACCTTCATGCCGCTTGCTGCGGACGTGACACCAGCAGACGAGAGTCCCGGTGCATCTCCAGAGCACCCCGTCGCGAAAATTAACTACCCGCCGAACTTCAGCTGCATCTACGGCGTATACCGCTCACTTCGCGGTCAACTGGAGTACACCCCGGCGCTCCCGGCCCGCGGCGAGCGATGTGGGGGTGGTGAGTTGCCGCCTGTGATTCATGCCATCCGCACCTCAGCGGCACGCTGGTTTCTTCTGCTGGCGTTTGCACTTCGTCAGTGCACCTCCAACTACACCGTCTGGAAAGACCGACGCGATGTACTCATGTCCCCTGCGGTGTTGGAGCAAGCGACCCGTGACGCGCTGCCGGAACTTCCGGTACCGGCGGCCATCCTttcctgcaccgcctcggAGGCAGACAAgcaagaggcgctgcgggagcTGGACGAAAAGCAGACGAAGCTGAGGCTGACGTCACAGCACTGGCTCCCTGCGCGCGCCGACATTGCATGGGAAGGTCGACTGAGCCCGTGGCGTGCGGTTCGCTGGGAGCTGACGGCGGTCGGTTGCTTCACACGGCTGTATCATAAGAACTTTCAGGTGTGGCATCACCGAAAGGAGCTGCTGACGTACGCTCTCCAGCAGAGCCCCTCTCACGTCCGATGCGGTGTggacgccgcggccacgGATGAAaagctggagcagcaggtggAGGACAGCAGTCCGTTTGTGCCCCTCTTGGCGAGTGAGGCAACATTTAGCGATTACCTGCGCCGCCATGACGGCCTCGACTTTGCCGCGGTCGACGAACGGCCGACGTtgcgcgcggtgctgtgCAACGAGGATGGAAAAAACTATCATGCCTGGCTGCACCTGTCTTGGTACTTGCATGTTTTCTCCTTTCTgctgacgccgccgtcgcggaaGGCCCTGGATGAGCACGCGACGGTGGCtacagctgccgcagctgatCAAGGTCTGCGCTTTACGCCGCAACCCGACTGGATCACTACCCGGGAGaacgcagcggtggcggcgctgcgccccACCCTACCACCAAGTCCACTCACCGAGGAGATGCAGTTCACGGCGCAGCTTATCTATCAAGACTGCCGCAACAACTCTGCGTGGTGCCACCGCTTCGCCCTCTTTAGGGAAGCCCTGCTTCGTCCTCTCTGGCAGCAGCTCTGCTCCGAGGCTTGCACCAGTTCGGTCGGCGCACCCACAAACAGCGAGAACTGGCCGGGTACCCTGCGAGGCATTTGTGCAGTGGAGCTGAATTACTCGCTGCAGTGGTTGTATGTGGACCCAACGAACGAGGCCGCCTACACCCACGCCCGCTCCgttgccctcctcttccacacaCTCATCACGCGACGGCACGTGTGGGCGGCAGAGCACGCCAGCACGGACGGTAGTGAGGAGCTTCAGCGATACCTCACCAACGCCCCATTGCTCCCCCCGGTCGCACTGGCGAACTCTGAAAtgtgcgccgacgccgacgccggcacCGTCAGCCCCTCCACGCCACTTGCGCGTCTCCTCcgtggccgccaccgctgtgtCCCGTGGGTCACCTACGTGGAGAGCTTcgcactgctgcggcacaTGCAGCGGGTGCTGCACACTGTCATCCGGCTCCGGGTTaccgagctggaggcgcaggcggcgcgcgtcttgcgcttggcggcggcgagcaacACGAGAAGCACATCGGGGCAAGCACCCAAGTCGGAGGCGATTGCCGAGCTAAAGACTCTCTACGAGCGCAGCTCTCAGTACATGCTGGATAGCTTCCACCAGGTCGACACAGCGCAGTACTTGGCCTGTCACGCAATCCTGGAGGAGATGTGGCTGTCGTACATGGACGCGGCACAGCGACGCagggtgcagcagcttcgcccGTCGGAGGCGTACCGCGAGGGTCTCCAGCCGGAGTGGCTGAAACCCTGTCCGTGGGATGAGCCGAAGACGAGCACAATGGACGCCGGCAAGCAGGAAGACGGTCAGGATGCTGTCGTCCTCGACTTCCTGGCCTACGAGGCCGCTGCGTTGAGCAAGGCAAAACAGCTGACGGTGGCGGACCCGATCCGTCTTAAGTATTGGAAGAACGAGGTTCTTAACGTTATCTACCGCGGCTATGGCATGTCTGTCTGA
- a CDS encoding putative fumarate hydratase (previous protein_id=AAZ09654.1) — MSLCDQCEIGCRRVGIKDIEDASAVNADFHFSAIFQPTDPHHHQTEFAKVEGSEKYVEEVEVFGRQALKVNPEALTILAHRAFSDVHHFFRKDHLEGWRRAIEDPEASDNDRYVATTLLKNACIAAGRVLPSCQDTGTAIVLGKRGELCWTGGEDEKYLSKGIWNAYRYHNLRYSQTAALDMFKECNTGDNLPAQLDLLAVPGSDYEFLFIAKGGGSANKAYLYQETKALLNPKSLRAFIEEKLKTLGTAACPPYHIALVIGGTSAEMTMKTVKLASCRYYDSLPTTGDKYGRAFRDPEWEKIVMEVAQKSGIGAQFGGKYFAHQARVIRLPRHGASCPVGLAVSCSADRQILAHINKSGIYIEQLEQNPAQYLPDIPEVHLSTTSVKVDLKRPIDKVRQQLSQYPVGTRVMLNGTLIVARDIAHAKIKEMMDNGEPLPEYMKTSPIYYAGPAKTPEGYASGSFGPTTAGRMDSYVDLFQSHGGSYITLAKGNRSKQVTDACKKHGGFYLGSIGGPAAILAKDSIKQVTCLAFPELGMEAVWKIEVEDFPAFIVVDDKGNDMYSKTLA, encoded by the coding sequence ATGTCTCTGTGCGACCAGTGCGAGATCGGGTGCCGCCGTGTGGGCATCAAGGACATCGAGGACGCGTCCGCTGTCAACGCAGACTTCCACTTCTCCGCCATCTTCCAGCCCACCGACCCGCACCATCACCAAACCGAGTTCGCCAAGGTCGAGGGGAGCGAGAAgtacgtggaggaggtggaggtgttCGGGCGCCAGGCGCTGAAGGTGAACCCCGAGGCCCTCACTATTCTCGCCCACCGCGCCTTCTCGGATGTGCACCACTTCTTCCGAAAGGACCACCTGGAGGGTtggcgccgcgccatcgagGACCCCGAGGCCTCCGACAACGACCGCTACGTCGCCACGACGCTGCTGAAGAACGCCTGCATCGCGGCAGGTCGGGTGCTGCCGTCGTGCCAGGATACCGGCACGGCCATCGTGCTCGGCAAGCGTGGCGAGCTCTGCTGGACCGGGGGCGAGGATGAGAAGTACCTGTCCAAGGGTATATGGAACGCCTACAGGTACCACAACCTGCGTTACAGCCAGACGGCCGCGCTGGACATGTTCAAGGAGTGCAATACCGGTGACAATCTTCCCGCCCAGCTCGACCTGCTCGCGGTGCCCGGAAGCGACTACGAGTTCCTCTTCATTGCCAAGGGCGGCGGCTCGGCAAACAAGGCCTACCTGTACCAGGAAACCAAGGCGCTGCTGAACCCCAAATCGCTGCGCGCCTTCATCGAGGAGAAGCTCAAGACCCTCGGCACGGCTGCCTGCCCACCGTACCACATCGCCCTCGTCATCGGCGGCACGAGCGCGGAGATGACCATGAAGACGGTGAAGCTGGCCAGCTGCCGCTACTACGACTCGCTCCCGACCACCGGCGACAAGTACGGCCGCGCCTTTCGCGACCCTGAGTGGGAGAAGATCgtgatggaggtggcgcagaaGAGCGGAATTGGAGCGCAGTTTGGTGGCAAGTACTTCGCCCACCAGGCGCGCGTGATTCGGTTGCCCCGCCACGGTGCCTCCTGCCCAGTGGGCCTTGCGGTGTCTTGCAGCGCTGATCGCCAGATTCTTGCGCACATCAACAAGAGCGGCATCTACATTGAGCAGCTTGAGCAGAACCCGGCGCAGTACCTGCCCGACATCCCGGAAGTGCACCTGAGCACCACGAGCGTGAAAGTCGACCTGAAGCGCCCCATCGACAaagtgcgccagcagctcagCCAATACCCGGTCGGTACCCGTGTTATGCTTAACGGCACCCTCATCGTTGCCCGTGATATTGCCCACGCCAAGATCAAGGAGATGATGGATAACGGCGAGCCGCTGCCAGAGTACATGAAGACGTCGCCTATCTACTACGCCGGGCCCGCCAAGACGCCGGAGGGCTACGCCTCTGGTTCCTTTGGCCCGACGACGGCCGGCCGCATGGACTCCTACGTCGATCTCTTTCAGtcgcacggcggcagctaCATCACGCTCGCCAAGGGCAACCGCAGCAAGCAGGTGACGGACGCGTGCAAGAAGCACGGTGGCTTCTACCTCGGCAGCATTGGCGGTCCAGCGGCCATACTCGCCAAGGACTCGATCAAGCAGGTAACATGCCTCGCCTTCCCGGAACTCGGCATGGAGGCGGTGTGGAAGATCGAGGTCGAGGACTTCCCCGCGTTCATTGTCGTCGATGACAAGGGAAACGACATGTACTCGAAGACGCTTGCGTGA
- a CDS encoding hypothetical protein (previous protein_id=AAZ09655.1), which yields MSLLSDRAVVEHQLQRQGGEVLANPTRIRSLLIAKNVSKTKLAHWVPLRESKPVYVSAKYVSAGVAHPQWLVDGVEAVAVLLWAPRHMRYGSRSCKAKLTQLLDTDEDARHDPLHGDEPTLLPLHCRACPPEGGTRACTFRC from the coding sequence atGTCGTTGCTGAGCGACCGGGCAGTCGTGgagcaccagctgcagcggcaaggAGGCGAAGTCCTGGCGAACCCGACTCGTATCAGGTCGCTGCTCATCGCCAAAAACGTGAGCAAGACGAAGTTGGCCCACTGGGTCCCGCTCCGTGAGAGCAAGCCGGTGTATGTGAGTGCCAAGTATGTATCTGCGGGCGTAGCACACCCTCAGTGGCTGGTGGACGGCGTAGAAGCAgtcgcggtgctgctgtgggcgCCGAGGCACATGCGCTacggcagccgctcctgcaagGCGAAGCTTACCCAGTTACTGGACACCGACGAAGATGCCCGGCACGACCCTCTGCATGGCGATGAGCCAACGCTGCTCCCTCTTCATTGCCGCGCGTGTCCACCAGAGGGAGGCACAAGGGCGTGCACCTTCAGATGCTGA